A genomic region of Miscanthus floridulus cultivar M001 chromosome 3, ASM1932011v1, whole genome shotgun sequence contains the following coding sequences:
- the LOC136546245 gene encoding uncharacterized protein, with amino-acid sequence MAALKIATVCMLLLFVGSDLARPAICLASSPDDREAAAAGALLKELLERELTQKLSLLAEQHGGDVGVVCTPACQLCLIMCAITCALNPNPATCFSNCTVANGCFTKTLPVA; translated from the coding sequence ATGGCTGCTCTGAAGATTGCCACCGTGTGCATGCTGCTCCTGTTTGTCGGCTCAGACCTGGCGCGCCCGGCCATTTGCCTTGCATCATCCCCCGATGATCGGGAGGCCGCGGCCGCCGGCGCGCTGCTGAAGGAGCTCCTGGAGCGCGAGCTCACCCAGAAGCTGAGCCTTCTTGCTGAACAGCACGGCGGCGACGTCGGCGTGGTCTGCACTCCCGCGTGCCAGCTCTGCCTGATAATGTGCGCGATCACCTGTGCGCTCAACCCCAACCCAGCAACCTGCTTCTCCAACTGCACCGTCGCCAACGGCTGCTTCACCAAGACTTTGCCGGTCGCATAA